The Toxorhynchites rutilus septentrionalis strain SRP chromosome 3, ASM2978413v1, whole genome shotgun sequence genome includes a region encoding these proteins:
- the LOC129773445 gene encoding uncharacterized protein LOC129773445 has product MNKCTRGFCTICKRKHHTLLHEHFNTSSLNQSIGSPNTTRPRTANQCQFQPPQRRPQGLNRNTLTQSTPHSTPTPDQSNSAQQDQLTTDHTATCNRSTITTEHLREVLLSTAIIRICNQHGQTLFARALLDSASQRNLMTKEFAQKLKCKQLSDYLKVKGVGSSESVSTVAVVPMVHPRSLKFNQFAELMKFHVLNKVTSNLPSKHVTIESLGLPTDVNLADPHFNVPGPVDLIIGAEHYHDLLVDGRIKLPGNGPTLQNTVFGWVISGAVNIDSTRIPRVIARACSGGIVSTNDLQDQLAKFWELESCHTKEAFSVEETICEQIFKKNTFRDNNGRFVVTLPKKEAVLSKIGESRSIAMKRFLGLEKRLQANPEMKALYHEFIQEFINMGHMVDVTEEIEPILTYYMPHHAVLKPESTTTRLRVVFDASCPTSTGVSLNDALMVGPVVQQDLLSIILRFRFNRIAVVADIAKMYRMVAVQISDQDLQRVLWRESPGKSIRTYKLTTVTYGTASAPYLATRCLQTLAEEGKSSHPIAAKTITEGFYVDDLLSGADSVESAQKLVLETIDLMDSAGFILRKWRSNADEALKNVPIQLKDNGTAKELDSSSATIRTLGLLWEPCTDNFLFNIPNWNIGPNVTKRTVLSDTARIFDPLGLITPVVITAKIFLQDLWKTKLAWDDELPTDMYRYWIEYRRAMADIETITIPRWIGYRYQPNEIELHGFCDASEKAYGACFYIRNIWEDGTKMVRLLTSKSRVAPIEDTKRKARKQTIPRLELASALLLSHVYNKIKNGFPTDVPAHFWTDSMIVKCWLESSPSRWQAFVGNRVSEIQHLTRGSAWSHISGAHNPADIITRGMNPAFLRDSSLWWCGPTWLIEDKSMWPPTVNLTAGDMEIARQEERSSLTCSQQVVLTNEFFSLRSSLPALIRITALILRFAHNARRINRENKRFGFITQSEHDVALMKLIQLSQTESFPEERASLFEGHQVKESSRMNALNPVLLNGIIHVGGRLRNVAISTGRKHPIILDHHHPLTKLILRYYHLKYFHAGQQLLISTVRERYWPLNIRRAVRQIIHDCVACFRNKPKLQDQLMADLPQERVNAAPAFLKVGVDYCGPFLMSYPGRKARPIKCFVAVFVCLTTKAIHLEIVTDLTTQAYIAALRRFIARRGKPTLIMSDNAKNFVGARREVGELSKLFCSQQFKESLIKAAMEDGVEFKFIPARSPNFGGLWEAAVKSFKTHFKKTIGLRVLRHDELETVVFQIEACLNSRPLTPLSSDPNDLEVLTPGHFLIQRPLTALAEPSLDGIPENRLLIWQKSQNFVQQIWKKWSTQYLSDLHNRTKWTRQRNNIFVGTMVLLREENLPPLKWQLGRVIEVRTGDDANVRVVTVRTKDGCYVRGISKICILPIIDNQLGNQGKN; this is encoded by the coding sequence ATGAACAAATGTACGCGTGGATTCTGTACAATATGCAAGCGAAAGCATCACACCTTGTTGCATGAGCACTTTAACACATCCAGCCTCAACCAGTCAATCGGTTCACCCAATACGACGCGACCTCGAACTGCGAATCAGTGTCAGTTTCAACCACCACAAAGAAGGCCACAAGGTCTAAACCGTAACACGCTCACTCAATCCACACCACACTCCACACCCACACCGGATCAAAGCAATTCTGCGCAGCAAGATCAGCTCACCACAGATCACACGGCCACATGCAATCGATCCACAATTACAACTGAACACTTACGAGAAGTTTTATTGTCAACTGCaattattcggatatgtaaTCAACATGGGCAGACGTTATTTGCGCGAGCACTATTAGATAGCGCTTCTCAGCGAAACTTGATGACGAAGGAGTTCGCTCAGAAGTTGAAATGCAAACAGTTATCAGATTATCTCAAGGTTAAAGGAGTAGGGTCGTCAGAGTCAGTGTCGACAGTCGCAGTGGTTCCTATGGTTCACCCACGTTCCTTGAAATTCAATCAATTCGCTGAGTTGATGAAATTTCACGTGTTGAACAAAGTCACATCTAATCTTCCGTCCAAACACGTCACCATAGAGAGTTTAGGACTCCCAACGGATGTAAATCTTGCTGATCCACACTTCAATGTTCCCGGACCAGTCGACCTAATAATAGGGGCCGAGCATTACCATGATTTGTTGGTGGATGGAAGAATAAAGCTTCCTGGCAACGGCCCTACCTTGCAGAACACAGTTTTCGGTTGGGTCATCTCGGGAGCAGTCAATATAGATTCAACAAGAATACCACGCGTCATAGCAAGGGCATGCTCTGGAGGAATTGTATCAACTAATGATCTTCAGGATCAGCTGGCGAAGTTCTGGGAGTTAGAGTCATGCCACACAAAAGAAGCCTTCTCAGTTGAAGAAACCATATGTGagcaaatcttcaaaaaaaacacatttcgcGATAACAACGGAAGATTCGTTGTCACTTTACCGAAAAAAGAGGCAGTTCTCTCCAAAATTGGAGAATCGAGATCAATTGCAATGAAGCGCTTTCTAGGATTGGAGAAACGTTTGCAGGCCAATCCAGAAATGAAGGCTCTATACCATGAGTTCATTCAGGAATTCATAAATATGGGGCATATGGTAGATGTGACAGAAGAAATAGAGCCGATATTGACATACTACATGCCGCACCACGCAGTGCTGAAGCCTGAGAGCACTACTACAAGATTGCGAGTAGTATTTGATGCATCATGCCCCACTTCTACCGGTGTATCACTAAATGATGCATTGATGGTAGGTCCAGTTGTTCAGCAGGATCTACTCTCAATTATTTTGCGCTTCAGATTCAATAGAATCGCGGTAGTCGCAGATATCGCGAAAATGTATAGAATGGTGGCTGTACAAATTTCTGATCAGGATCTTCAACGTGTACTATGGAGAGAGTCTCCAGGAAAATCTATCCGGACATACAAGTTGACAACAGTCACTTATGGAACCGCTTCGGCGCCTTATTTGGCAACAAGGTGCCTGCAGACATTAgctgaagaaggaaaaagttcgcATCCCATCGCTGCAAAAACAATAACTGAAGGGTTTTACGTAGATGACTTATTATCTGGTGCTGATTCCGTTGAGAGCGCGCAGAAATTAGTGTTAGAAACCATTGATCTCATGGATTCGGCAGGGTTCATTTTACGGAAATGGAGAAGTAATGCTGATGAAGCTTTGAAAAATGTTCCGATACAGCTAAAAGATAACGGCACTGCAAAGGAGCTGGACTCTTCCAGTGCAACCATCAGAACCCTCGGACTTTTATGGGAACCATGCACCGATAATTTTCTATTCAATATACCCAACTGGAATATTGGGCCCAACGTAACAAAGCGAACTGTTTTGTCAGATACAGCTCGCATATTCGACCCACTCGGACTAATCACACCGGTGGTAATTACAGCTAAAATTTTTCTACAGGATTTGTGGAAAACGAAGCTTGCGTGGGATGATGAATTACCTACTGATATGTATCGCTACTGGATAGAATACAGAAGGGCCATGGCGGACATTGAGACCATTACCATTCCTCGCTGGATAGGATATCGGTACCAGCCAAACGAAATAGAGTTGCATGGCTTTTGCGATGCCTCCGAGAAGGCATACGGGGCATGCTTCTACATTCGAAATATCTGGGAAGATGGTACTAAAATGGTTCGGCTGTTGACGTCGAAATCGAGGGTAGCCCCGATCGAAGATACCAAAAGAAAGGCGAGAAAACAAACGATTCCTCGGTTAGAACTCGCTTCTGCACTATTGTTGAGTCATGTGTACAATAagataaaaaatggatttccaACAGATGTACCCGCACATTTTTGGACAGACTCCATGATTGTCAAGTGTTGGTTAGAATCGAGTCCATCTCGCTGGCAAGCTTTCGTAGGAAATCGTGTTTCCGAAATCCAGCATTTGACTAGAGGAAGCGCGTGGAGTCACATTTCGGGCGCGCATAATCCTGCGGATATTATAACAAGAGGAATGAACCCAGCATTTTTGCGCGATTCGTCACTATGGTGGTGTGGCCCCACATGGTTGATTGAAGATAAATCCATGTGGCCACCAACAGTAAACTTAACCGCAGGAGACATGGAGATCGCACGCCAAGAGGAAAGGTCTTCGCTTACCTGTAGTCAACAAGTGGTGTTAACAAATGAATTTTTCTCACTACGTTCATCTCTACCCGCTCTTATTCGCATCACAGCACTAATATTACGTTTTGCCCACAATGCTAGGCGCATTAATCGAGAGAACAAACGCTTTGGATTCATCACACAAAGCGAACATGATGTTGCACTCATGAAACTCATTCAGCTGTCTCAGACGGAGTCGTTTCCAGAAGAAAGGGCGAGTCTTTTCGAAGGACACCAGGTGAAGGAATCTTCCAGGATGAACGCATTAAATCCAGTGTTATTAAACGGCATCATACATGTGGGCGGCCGGTTGAGAAATGTGGCCATTTCTACCGGCAGAAAACATCCAATAATTTTGGATCACCATCATCCCCTGACAAAATTAATCCTCCGATATTATCACCTCAAATACTTTCACGCAGGTCAACAGTTATTAATCTCCACTGTGCGAGAACGATACTGGCCGCTGAACATTCGACGAGCAGTGAGACAAATTATCCACGATTGTGTAGCGTGCTTCCGAAATAAACCGAAACTCCAGGACCAACTAATGGCAGACCTGCCGCAAGAGCGTGTGAACGCTGCACCTGCTTTTCTAAAGGTCGGTGTGGATTATTGTGGACCATTTTTGATGTCGTACCCAGGAAGAAAGGCCCGACCAATCAAGTGCTTTGTTGCAGTTTTCGTGTGCCTAACAACCAAGGCCATTCATCTAGAAATAGTCACAGATCTAACTACTCAGGCATACATTGCAGCGCTAAGGCGTTTCATAGCTCGCAGAGGAAAACCAACATTGATTATGTCCGACAACGCCAAAAATTTTGTCGGAGCGAGGAGAGAAGTTGGGGAGTTGTCGAAGTTATTTTGCAGTCAGCAATTTAAGGAGAGCTTAATTAAAGCAGCGATGGAGGATGGCGTGGAATTCAAATTTATTCCTGCCAGGTCACCAAATTTCGGAGGCCTTTGGGAGGCTGCGGTGAAGTCCTTTAAGACTCACTTCAAAAAAACAATCGGGCTTAGAGTACTTCGACACGATGAGCTCGAAACAGTTGTGTTTCAAATAGAAGCCTGCTTAAACTCAAGGCCGCTGACACCTTTAAGCAGTGACCCTAATGACTTGGAGGTACTAACTCCAGGTCATTTTCTCATCCAACGGCCACTCACAGCATTAGCAGAGCCAAGTTTAGACGGAATCCCGGAAAATagattgttgatctggcagaaATCACAAAACTTCGTACAAcagatttggaaaaaatggtcaacgCAGTATTTGTCCGATCTCCACAATCGTACCAAATGGACCAGGCAACGGAACAACATATTTGTGGGTACAATGGTACTATTAAGGGAGGAAAACTTGCCACCCCTGAAATGGCAATTAGGTCGTGTGATAGAGGTACGAACTGGAGACGACGCCAACGTTCGCGTAGTGACTGTCAGGACGAAGGACGGCTGTTATGTGAGAGGAATCTCGAAAATATGCATCCTTCCTATTATCGATAACCAGTTAGGCAATCAAGGGAAGAATTAA